CGCGCTTGCCGCCACCCTGCATCAACTGTAAATAATCGATGATAATCAGATCGATGCCTGCCTCGGCTTGCAAGCGCCGACATTTGGAGCGCACATCCATAATGCTAGCGCCAGGCGAATCATCGATATAAATTGACATAGTGGAGAGCTTGCCAAGCGCCTCGGTGAGTAATTGTAGATCACTATCACGAATTTGGCCGGTACGCAGCTTTTGCATATCCACGCCTGTTTCGGTGGCCAAAATCCGCTGCATCAGCTGATCGCGGCTCATTTCAAGGCTAAAAATTGCCACGCAGGCCTCGGATTCCTTGGCGGCGTTGTAGGCAATATTCAAGGCCAAGCTGGTTTTGCCAGTGGCTGGCCGTGCCGCCAAAATCAACAAGTCGGAGCGTTGCAAGCCACCGGTTAACTTATCAAAATCGGTAAAGCCTGTTTTGAGGCCGACGACTTCGCCGCCGCGCTCCTGCATTTGGCTAATTTGCTCGAAGAAACTATCGACGACTGCGCCGATGTGAATAAAGCCATCGGCGGTGCGGCGCTGCGAAACTGCAAATAATTCTGATTCAGCCTGATCGAGGGCGGCCTCAAGCTCTTGGGTTTCGTCATAACCGAGGGCCGCGATCTTACCACCAGCGATGATCAAACGACGCAATAAAGCGGTGCGTTCGACGATACGGGCATAATATTCGACGTGCACCGAAGTTGGCACACTATTCGAAAGTTCAAGCAAATACTGAACTCCGCCGACGACCTCTAATTGATCTTTGCGGCGCAGCTCATCGGTAACGTTAACCAAATCGGGTGGCACACGGCGGTTGTAACAAGCCACTTGGGCGTTGAAAACCAAGCCATGCTTTTCAAGATAAAAATAGTCGCTAGCAAGCCAAGGTGCAACTGGAATAATTGCATCACGATCAAGCAAAATCGAACCAAGGGTGGCACGTTCGGCGTTAATATCGGCGGGTAACGACTTATCCATAGCGACCTCGGATGTGGAAAATGTTGGGATAACGGGTGGATACACAGTCGAAAAGCTGTGGAAACCAACGGCTAAAGCACTGATGCCGCGCTCATTGGCGCGGCATCAGCGGTTGGACCAAACGAATGAACTAGGCTTCGGTGCTCGCAACTTCGGCAGCTTCGGCTGCGGGCTGAACACTACCTTCACCATTTTCACCTTCGACCACCACATTGATGTGTGGTTCGAGACCAGCGAGCAACCGCACGCCGATTGAATACACACCAGTGCGCTTGATTGGCTCGTCGAGTTGGATTTTGCGGCGATCAACTTCTTGACCGATGGCTGCTTGCAATTTTTCAGCAATGTCTGAGCTCGTTACTGAACCATACAAGCGATCTTGTTCGCCCACTTTGGTGACGAACTTCAAGGTTACGCCATTGATGCTGTCGGCCAAACCGCGTAATTCTTCACGTTGTTTCGCTTCGAGTTTGCGTTGTTTGGCCAAGCGTTCTTCAGCTTGCTTGATCAAACCAGGTGTTGCAAACACAGCCAGCTTCTTTGGCAATAAATAATTGCGACCGTAGCCACCAGATACTTCTTTGATGTCGCCCGCAGTACCAAGGTGTTCGACATCTTGAATCAACAGAACCTTCACGGAATAGCTCCTTTAGTTTAGCGGTGCTGGTGCCCGCCACATCTGCGGGCTTGTATTTACAACCCTCATCAGGTGAGGGAGCATACCATGAGAATAGCCCCAAATTTGGGGCTGCGCGTTATCTTACCATAGATCATAATTTCTCGTCAAAGTCTTTTAGAAGGATGCAAGGATGAGGGATGAATTATGAAATGGAATTATAGACTATTTCATGAATGATTGGTTTTGTAGCCTTCATTCGTTTCATAATCATGGTTAATCGCGCATCGTTATTCTTTGGGTCTTTGGGTTAAATATCAATCACTCAGTAAAACCACAAACATCTTTACCCTTTAGCTCTTATCATTCATAATTTTCTTCATCCTTCATCCTTCATCCTTCATCCTTCATCCTTTCTCACTATTCCCTCGCCTAAACGTCTATGGTAAAATTAAGCTGCTTCCGCGTTTGCGCCCATCGCCAAAGGATTGTTTAGGAGTGCAGCTATGGCCCAAGACCCGCCTTCATCTGTCGATTTAGCTGCTCGGCTGGCTCAGCTTGAACGTGAAAATCGCATTTTACAGGCCATGCTCGATACTGTGCCTGATGCGATTGTGTTTAAAAATGCTGATCTCACGATTGAGTATGCCAATCGCGCTTTTCGCGAATGGTTTGGCTTGCCGCTCGAGCAGTTTCATGTAGCCGATGATCGTTCGGGCGATGATGCCTATGCCTCGGAATATCAAAGCCACGATCGCCAAGTCTTACGCAGTGGCCTTGGTAGCGAGTTTGAGGAGCGCTCGAATGCGCCCGATGGCTCATTGATTACCACCCGTAGCATTAAACAACCTGTGCGCGATGCCAACCAAGTAATTGGCTTGGTGGCAGTGTTGCGCGATGTAACTAGTGCGGCCCAAGCTTCACGCTCACTGACTGAAACTCAAGCCCGACTTTCGCGGATTATCTCGAATGTGCCAGGC
This portion of the Herpetosiphon gulosus genome encodes:
- the dnaB gene encoding replicative DNA helicase is translated as MDKSLPADINAERATLGSILLDRDAIIPVAPWLASDYFYLEKHGLVFNAQVACYNRRVPPDLVNVTDELRRKDQLEVVGGVQYLLELSNSVPTSVHVEYYARIVERTALLRRLIIAGGKIAALGYDETQELEAALDQAESELFAVSQRRTADGFIHIGAVVDSFFEQISQMQERGGEVVGLKTGFTDFDKLTGGLQRSDLLILAARPATGKTSLALNIAYNAAKESEACVAIFSLEMSRDQLMQRILATETGVDMQKLRTGQIRDSDLQLLTEALGKLSTMSIYIDDSPGASIMDVRSKCRRLQAEAGIDLIIIDYLQLMQGGGKRDGNRVQEISEISRGLKALAREINVPVIALSQLSRAVESRTTHVPMLSDLRESGCLTGDTQIYLPDQGHYVRIDQLVGQPGFNVLALNQATWKLESRPVSNAFTTGTKPVFKLLTKLGRSIRATANHKFLTIDGWQRLDQLHQTSQIAISQAIAHELGSTSQPTAIEWETIISIEPDGVEPVYDLTVDTLHNFVANNIIVHNSIEQDADIVMFIYREELYDPETDKKGIAEIHLAKHRNGPTGIVPLRFFRSTTKFSNLETYRQPEGY
- the rplI gene encoding 50S ribosomal protein L9, which translates into the protein MKVLLIQDVEHLGTAGDIKEVSGGYGRNYLLPKKLAVFATPGLIKQAEERLAKQRKLEAKQREELRGLADSINGVTLKFVTKVGEQDRLYGSVTSSDIAEKLQAAIGQEVDRRKIQLDEPIKRTGVYSIGVRLLAGLEPHINVVVEGENGEGSVQPAAEAAEVASTEA